GATTTCAAGATCTATGTCATGGACACAAGGACAGGTGAACACCGGCGACTCACAGACCACCACGAGAGCGAATGGGCACCGGCTTGGTCGCCTAATGGAAAATGGATCGCCTTTGTCTCCCGTAGCGATGAAATTATTCCGCCGGTCAAATTTAAAATAACGAGCCACATCTACAGAATAGATGCCAACGGTGCAAATCTGGTGCAGTTGACAGACCAAGGGAAAAACCTTCGACCAGCATGGTCTCCCGACAGTAAACAGATTGCGTTCGTGTCCTACCATCGGGGTAAAGAAAGGAAAGGACTCTACATAATGAACGCCGATGGAAGACAGTTGAGACGCGTTAATGACCAACAGGTACAAGCACTTAATGGAATATTTCAAAGCGAGTGTGCTTGGTCCCCCGATGGTAAACAGATCGCTTTTAGTATTGTAGCTCCCAGAGATGATCGTATGCACCTGTGCGTGATTGACGCAGATGGCAAGAATTTTCGCCAACTCACCCGAGGCGGTCCCATATTAAAACCAGCAGTCGGAAAACAATTAAAACCAGTAATAGCAGGAAAACAACCACCGACCTTCCCACTCCCCGAGATTGGTTCCCCGGCGTGGTCCCCCGACGGCAAGTGGATTGCCTTTACTTTTTCAGAGACAGTATTCTGGCAAACCGCTGACATCTATATTATAGACGCAGAAGGAAATAGACGCGGAACACCGCTTGTACAGGATGCCGGACGAAATCTATCCCCTGCGTGGGTACCGGAGGGGTTTCTCTCTGTATCACCGAGTGTGGAGAAGCAAACAACGCTTTGGGGAAGACTCAAGCAAATGGACGATACTTCCAAGTAGATGCAGGATTATAAGAGGAACTTGTTAACATGAAACGCACATTAACTTATGTAGTATTAGGAACGGTATTGTTGCTTAGCGGATGTCTGCTGTTCATAGCTAACTGGGCAGACGCTGCGGGAAGTGATCGGATATCCTTTGCTTCCAATCGATCGGGGAACTTAGATATTTATATTATGAATAGCAATGGGGAGAGACTTCGCAGGCTCACAACGGACCTGATCCGCAAGAATAATAGTGGACCGCCATGGCCGCCGGATCTGACATGGTCCCCAGATGGGCATTTCTTGGCATATACCTCCAATAGAGATGGAAATCTCAAGACTTATATCATGGACACAAAGACCCGGGAACATCGGCGGCTCACAGACCATCACGAGGGAGAATTGTACCCGGCGTGGTCCCCGGATGGAAAGTGGATTGCCTATGTCGCTGGTGATGCTGGAAGGTCCCACATCTACAAAACGGATGTCAATGGTGCACATCCAGTAGAGTTGACAGATCCTGGATACTACGGGCGACCTGCCTGGTCCCCGGATGGAAAACAGATCGCTTTTGTCTCTTTATCCCACGATAAAGTGGGTATGAGGAACGGTCTCTATGTAATGAATGCTAATGGGAAAAGGTTGCGGCGCGTTCCTGGTAGAAACAGAGGCAGACTTACAAGTAAATGTGCTTGGTCTCCTGATGGAAAACAGATCGCTTTTAGTATCTATATCCCTCAAACTGAGCGATATCACCTCTGCGTGATTGACGTAGATGGAGAAAACTTCCGCCAACTTACACAAGGCGATCCCATAGTCAAACCACTGAAAGGAGAAAAACAGAAACCTGTGAACGTCCACCTGCCACGTCTTCCGCTCCCAGAGATTTATTCTCCCGCGTGGTCTCCTGACGGCAAACGGATTGCCTACGTTTATTCAGATACAATACTCCGGCAAACCGCTGACATCTATATTATAGACGCGAAGGGTAACGAGCGTGGAACGCCGCTTGTAAAGGAACGGGGAATCGACGTCTCTCCTGCATGGGTGCCGGAGGGGTTTCTTTCTGTTTCACCAAGTGCAGAGAAGCAAACAACGCTTTGGGGAAGACTCAAGCAAATGGAAGGCACTTCTAAGTAGATACAACATTATAGGAGGGATATGTTGATATGAAACGCATACGAACTCACGCGGTATTATGGACGACGTTGTTGCTGTTTAGCACCAATGGATGGGCGGCTGAGACGGAGATCCTTTCTTTTCTCCCCAGAAAAGGCGAAGACCGTTCCATCTATCTCGTAAACACCCGCGGACAACTCCTTGAAACGCCACGACTAATAGTAGGGCCGGGACGTATAGGTACCTTCAGTTGGTCACCCGATGGTCGTTCAGTTACCTACGGCTCTAACCAAGACGGAGACCCTGATATTTATGTGACCGATGTAAGAAAAAAGACGGAGCGTCAGTTGACTTTTGACGGTAACAGAGATATTTGGCCCGCCTGGTCCCCGAATCGGAAATGGATTGCGTTCATCTCGGATCGTGTCGGGGAGATGGCTATTTACAGAATGGATGCCGATGGCGAAAATCTGATGCGACTGACGAATCAAGGGCACTGCAGCAGACCGGTTTGGTCGCCAGATAGCCAACGGATCGCTTTTACTTCAAATAAAGTAGATAATAATTCCCTTTATGTGATGACCGCTGCGGGTAGAGGGGTAAGGCGCCTCGCGAAGGCATCTTCGGGTGGATGCACATGGTCACCTGACGGTAAAGAGATTGCTTTTATTGCTCCAGGAGATGTCCGTGGAAGTGTCGCGCTTTTCAGTATTAACATTGACAGAAAAAGACAGCGCCAACTGACCGAGTTGTATAAAGATTTCACACGTATCTCCCAACCTGCGTGGTCCCCGAGTGGGAAATGGATCGCCTATACTGTGACACAATTGCCGATAGATTTGCTCAGACAGGGTCCGGTGCCAGTGGATGTGGCTTTTGCGAAGTCGGTCATCCGTCTCGCAAATACAGCAAACAGTAGGGGCGGAAAATCCCTCGAAGAGACAAGGGGATTGGTGAGCGCGGCTGCTCTTGAATGGGTGCCGGGGGGGTCTCTCTCTGTATCTCCAAGTGCGGAGAAACTGATGACGCTCTGGGGCGAACTCAAGCAGACCGACAAGTAAAAACTGGGGAGAAAATTAATGCATACCATCCATTCCACTTTGACGGAAGAGGAGAAGTGGTATTTCGATTTACACGGATTTCTCGTTTTACGGAACATTATCCCAAAAGACAAAATTGAAGAGATGTTAGAGGTACTTCAACACTGGTTGGCAATTGATGAAGCCGACATCCCACCACCGCTGGACCGCGGGCGGCAGGAGCCTTGTAAGACACACATCGGACATATCCAGTATGGGCATCATCTCTTTGAAGACCTTGCGATGCATCCTGATATTATGCGAGTTGTGGCGGGGCTGACAATGAACGCCCCACGCCTGTTTCACTGTAATTTCACAATGATGACGAAGCACGATGCCCCGCAACACTTTCATCGGGACGACAGTGGGTTCAAATTCCCACCCGGGTTCCGCAACCCGCACAATGATTATCAAGCCGCCGCTGGACACATCTATTGCAGCCACATTGCGACGTGGGTTGCGCTCGTAGATGTGCCACCCGGGACCGGCTTTTGTCTCGTTCCCGGCAGTCATAAATCTCTGTTCCAGACCCCAGAAAATCTACCCGTGAAGCACAATCCGCCCACTTCTATTACGCTACCGATGGCGGCAGGCGATGTGGCGATTTTCTCGACGAATCTGCTCCACGATGCGAGCCCGTGGACAGAGGATTACCCGCGGATGAACATCTTCCAACGCTATCAACTGAGTGCTTATTTCAATGAGACCGGGAAGGGTGGATATCCGCTTGATGAACATCGCGATAAAATTTCGGATGCACAATATGAATTAGAATCGTTATCAAAAGAGGTGAAAACGGCAGTAAAACCCGTTTTACCGAATGGAGGAAAAGAATGCGTTTAGAAGGAAATGTTTGTATTATTACAGGTGGTGGCAGCGGTATAGGGCGCGGTGCCGCCCTTGCAATGGCACAAGAGGGTGCAACGGTTGTCATCAACGGTAGAACAGCATCGAAGTTAGACGCCGTTAAAGCTGAAGTCGAAGCAGCAGGTGGGACAGCGGTGAGTTACGCACTCGATGTCGCTGATTACGATGCTGTCGAACAGATGGTTGCCGATGTGCTTGATCAGTTCGGACGGATTGATGTGCTTGTGAACAACGCAGGACACAGTTCACAGCATCGACGACTTCTCAACACGCCCCCTGAAGAGATGCGCTCGGTTATCGATTCAAATCTAATGGGCACATTTTTCTGTACAAAAGCAGTTGTGCCGGCGATGCTGGAAGCGAAATCGGGGACGATTATCAATATCTCGTCGCTCGCGGCGGTCACTCCGGGTCCGTTTAGCGGATTCGCCTACGGCGCAGCGAAAGCAGCGGTTATCAATTTCACCGAATTCCTCAACGCCGATTTACGGAACACAGGTATCCGAGCGAGCGTCGTTGTCCCCGGCGAGGTGGCAACACCGATTCTCGACAAACGTCCGGTTCCTCCGGACGCTGCTGCTCGCGCCACGATGGTAGATGTCGATGAGACTACAGCGGCGATCCTGCTGATTGCGACGCTACCACAGCGGAGCAACATCCCGGAGTTAGTCATCCGGCCGACGATGCACCGCAATATGACAGGTGAAATCGTCGAACTAGACGATTAAAGTCTTTGGGGTTGCAAGATTATGGCGAAACATAAGACAGCAGCCTGCAACAATACGCAGAAATACCCAAGCAAAAACACGCAGGCGGATATAAGCGGAACCCTTTGATAAACAAACCACCTGATTTAACGCCTTGCGAATCATTAAAATCGGTAGATTGAGGTGTCGGGATAGTAGCGCGCCCATGCGAACCAATAGATATTAACAGCAGGCAGCCGTTCTAAACGTGTCCCTGTATCCTTACCCGAGGTCGCTTCACCTGTAACGAGGTTCCAACGCGTCCCAGCGTTGTCCTCTACAAAGTATCTATCTTGGTGACTAAAGGTCCGCGCGTCCCCCGCCACACTCCGCTTGAAGACTGCCGTTGCGAAAGATTTTTTGTCGTGAAAGATGAGTAGGGGTACCCCGCCGAGTGTATCGTTGATAACGGCAGTTTTCGTAAAATGTGTCAACGGATACGCGCGAAATTGCGTGTTACCCTCCTTTGTCTGTACCTGAACGCCGATGACGAGGGATTTATTGGGTAACCTCTCATCGGTGTATTCCATCCCGCTGACACCTGCGCGCTGGCTGGCGTGATAGTCTGCGTAGACATCTTGATTGCGATTCTCACGCATTCCATCTCTGGTAGGCACGGATAGTACGCGTGTTCTTGGATAGTTCTGTTGCCATGTTTTCCAGGCAATCTGCGGCATGGAAGCAAGCGATTTTAACCGCTTCCCTTTGAGTGGTCCCCGTATCGCTTCCCCGGTGATATGCGACCAGAGGGAGCGGGTCTGATGGTCATACATCAACAGTGCATCTCGCCACAATTTTCCACTCACACCAAACGTATAGGTCTTCTCGTTGAGCTCTCGGCTATACACGATAGCCGTTTTGCAGAGCGGTCACCACGTCGTGGCAATTTTCAGTCCGCCGACAACGTCGTTGACGATCTCGTGTCCGTTCAGCAGATAGAGTGAATAGGCTCGGCTTTCGTCATTGAAGGTTACACCAATGACAGGAGCATCAAGGTCCAATTTTGCTTCGCTGGCTGGCACGAACTGCGGATCGGTAATAGCGGGAATCGCATCGAAAGGTAGTAGTGTTCGGATTGCGTCGCCTGTATAATCTATAGCGGTTGCGCAGAGGGTGGTGAAGAGTAGTAGTGCGAGAGTCAGGATGTGGTTTTTCACGATTTTTCCTAGTTTTTCTCCATGAAGGGCAGCCTTCGGCGTAAAACTGGCTCAATACGGGGAACTAATAAAATGTACGCGGCACCTGACAGAAAAACTGTAATGATTGTCGAAATTTGTTGCGATAAACCCAGATACAATAGTATTGGATAGCACACCATCAGAGGGATAGTAATTAATACTACTCCAATTAACCAAAGAGTTTTTTCTCTAATAACTTCTATCATGCTCATCTTTTTTCAATTCCTTTTTCAAGTCTTGGTAAGTTTGAACTCCTGCCATCAGTTTGCCTTCTGACAGCAATTCCCAAAGGAGTATGAACATGTTTTTAGAACAGTTGAAAAACAATATTGGTGGTACTGTGCCTTCGTGCTTTTCATGGCTGTGTGGAACATAGTTCTCGCCGGATTTCGGGAACCCATTGTGATAGATATCTTGGTCAATATTTTTCTCGTAACCTCAATTTCATTCGTTGCATCTTGCGTAGGCTTCTGTGTATCATGGACAGCGAAAAAATACGCACCTGTTACCTGAGCACCAACGATCCTCCAGAGGCGTGAAAAATGCCCCAATGTGTAACCCTCGAATTTGAGAGAACCTAATATTTTGCCATTTTGTTAAATTCGCTCACTACAAGAACTCTCTAACGTCAAAATCTTCTTCATCATCTTCAAATATCAAGGGACCCAATAACACGTTTGTCATTGACGGCGAAACAGAAAAAAAGATTCAAACTCACGTTATTTTTTTAATCGCCACCCTTCATTGATGCCCACCCTACCACAACCATCCTATGGTCGGACGATTTCTCTTTCAGCGTAACGTATTCACGAAATGCTTCTTCTGGCTCTTTGATGCGAACATTGTCAACGTATCTGATATTCCCTTCGATGTCAATGAACTGCATATCAACCCTTTGTGATCCGAATTGATGTTTGGTAAAGTGGAAATATACGTTATCGGACACACCCATGAGTGCATCGGAATCTATCACAGTACCGTCAAACATTAATTGGGCTTGATGTAGTTCATGATTGCTTTCAATATCAATGCGAAGCGTTATACCTATCTCATCGTCATCTTCCCACTTTGTTTTCCATATCTTACTAACAACTGGGGGTCATTAACAGACGCATCGTTATTGAAATACTTATGTTTATCAAGCCATCGTATTTCATAATTGCGTAGATGCATAGACTCAATAGTAGGATGTTTCCCGTCAACTTGCCTTGCCCCTACCATAAGCGAATCATTGTCTCGGTTATGCTGCAACCCAAAAGCATGCCCAAGTTCATGTGCTGCACCTACCACAGGTTCATCCGTTTTTAAAGGGACTATCGCGTAAAATGTGTGATGATCAGTAGTGCATTTATTGCCAGAACACGATCTTACCATCACAGCACCTATATTGTTTGTTAATACCTCCAAACCTTCAACTAAAATAAGATTAATATCCGATTTTACGCCAGATATTTCCGTTATTATCTGCTCCCATCTGTTAGTTGCATAGTGTTGTGTATCACGACTACCCATAACCGTGTAAATTGTGATACTATCACCCATACCTTCAAGTTCAAACGTTTTTTCTCCAAAACCGTTATCTAACATCTGCTTGCGATAAAAGGATTGTGCTTCTCTCGCTATTTTACCGCATTCATCCATTTTTGCTGATTTTGGAGCTGCGTGGTCTGTCGGGTAAAAATATATTAACCTAACAGATTGAGCATGTAGCAACGAAACATGGAAAAATAGCATCAAAACCAAACTTGCTATTCGCCTACAAATCTGCACAGGATATTTGCTTATGTTGAGGTCAAAATACAAAAAGCACTTCACACCATTTTTTTCTATACTTTCAGTGGATAAGAAACCTTTCAGTTTTTCTAAGTCAAATCCGCCTTCTGTTAAACATTCAGGATAAAGTTGTTTGAGTTGTTTGAGTCTTTTCTCGTTGGGAATTATAGTGATTTTTTGAACTTCTTCAATAGTTTTCGTCACGGGCGTCCTCCTTTACCAATGCGTCCAATCGCCTCTAAGATCTCTCGCAATATTGACATTTGAAAAGGTGACATCTAATTCGCTAGCCCTAAAGTATGAACTCGGATCCTTTATAATTTGGAGTCCTAAGCCACTCCTTTTGGATATAAGGGCTGAAGATTCATCTGTTGCTTTGGATCGAATGAGTGGTAGAATTTTGCGTAGAAATGGCTGAATATAAGTAACCAAAAAAATGTACGCAATACCTGATAGACAAGCCGTAGCGATTGTGGCGACTTTTGAGGACAAGCCAAGAAACTTTAGAATCGGATAACACGCCAGCAGAGGGATGGTAATTGATACTGCCCCAATTAGCCAGAGAGTTTTTTCTCTAATAATTTCTATCATGTTCATTTTTTATCTCCTTTTTCAAATGCCGATAAGTTTGAATCCCTCTTTGAGCGATAAATCGAATTGCCCCAATCAAACTAACGACGATCAGAGCTCCGTAATGGAAGGTCTCATGTGTCATCACCGGTAATTCTTTCCAAGATGTCCCATCGAATATGTTTTTAATAAAAAAAGGATATTTTGATGAATGTTGGGAATACATACCAATTAACGCGATACCTCCTTTCCAGTTGTATCATTCATCTTGACATACGCTATCTCAAGCTCAGTTTTAACATCTTGCCAGTCTGCCCGGAATGCGAACGCAGTACATCCTGAGATTGGACGGCTAAATACACCAGTATTCCCAATTTGGGGATCTTCTCCAACAAAACTAGGATATACAATATCATCCCTCTTAATAACTGGAGATGTGAATAGAGAAAGCAAACGACTATGTACCTCACTATGCGGGTCTTCTGGCATCGCTTCATCTGATACTAAAAGTATAGTATTTTTTTTTCATAACAAAACCTGTGTTCCGGGGTCAGTTCATCTATGGTGAATAGGACTTCGGCAAAACCATTTTTCTTTCTATCTGTCCAAATGTCATTGTGCACGAAACCTCTGTGACGGCATACAGCGTGTGCCTACTACTGTAACGAGAATTTTGAGATGCGTAAGTCATAATTAAACATAGATCATTCGTCAAGTGTACTTTCATGTGCAGCATCAAGAACAAGATTAAGTTCGCGTAAT
This Candidatus Poribacteria bacterium DNA region includes the following protein-coding sequences:
- a CDS encoding SDR family oxidoreductase, giving the protein MRLEGNVCIITGGGSGIGRGAALAMAQEGATVVINGRTASKLDAVKAEVEAAGGTAVSYALDVADYDAVEQMVADVLDQFGRIDVLVNNAGHSSQHRRLLNTPPEEMRSVIDSNLMGTFFCTKAVVPAMLEAKSGTIINISSLAAVTPGPFSGFAYGAAKAAVINFTEFLNADLRNTGIRASVVVPGEVATPILDKRPVPPDAAARATMVDVDETTAAILLIATLPQRSNIPELVIRPTMHRNMTGEIVELDD
- a CDS encoding phytanoyl-CoA dioxygenase family protein — protein: MHTIHSTLTEEEKWYFDLHGFLVLRNIIPKDKIEEMLEVLQHWLAIDEADIPPPLDRGRQEPCKTHIGHIQYGHHLFEDLAMHPDIMRVVAGLTMNAPRLFHCNFTMMTKHDAPQHFHRDDSGFKFPPGFRNPHNDYQAAAGHIYCSHIATWVALVDVPPGTGFCLVPGSHKSLFQTPENLPVKHNPPTSITLPMAAGDVAIFSTNLLHDASPWTEDYPRMNIFQRYQLSAYFNETGKGGYPLDEHRDKISDAQYELESLSKEVKTAVKPVLPNGGKECV
- a CDS encoding DUF3179 domain-containing protein translates to MVYSRELNEKTYTFGVSGKLWRDALLMYDHQTRSLWSHITGEAIRGPLKGKRLKSLASMPQIAWKTWQQNYPRTRVLSVPTRDGMRENRNQDVYADYHASQRAGVSGMEYTDERLPNKSLVIGVQVQTKEGNTQFRAYPLTHFTKTAVINDTLGGVPLLIFHDKKSFATAVFKRSVAGDARTFSHQDRYFVEDNAGTRWNLVTGEATSGKDTGTRLERLPAVNIYWFAWARYYPDTSIYRF
- a CDS encoding DUF3179 domain-containing protein, with amino-acid sequence MVKNHILTLALLLFTTLCATAIDYTGDAIRTLLPFDAIPAITDPQFVPASEAKLDLDAPVIGVTFNDESRAYSLYLLNGHEIVNDVVGGLKIATTW